A single Rattus norvegicus strain BN/NHsdMcwi chromosome 5, GRCr8, whole genome shotgun sequence DNA region contains:
- the Rnf183 gene encoding E3 ubiquitin-protein ligase RNF183 isoform X1, producing MLSWKRPWGWWQGGSFPKQNRRGRAGETRTLQSGRSDSPPTIHKTQGIPVRFWLPKCDQRMSEPQVQELKAECPVCWNPFNNTFHTPKVLDCCHSFCVECLAHLSLVSPARRRLLCPLCRQTTVLASGQPVTDLPTDTAMLTLLRLEPHHVILEGHQLCLKDQPKSRYFLRQPRVYTLDLGPEPGSQTGLPQDTAPDTRPVPIPSHYSLRECVRNPHFRIFAYLMAVILSVTLLLIFSIFWTKQLFWGMG from the exons ATGCTGTCATGGAAACGGCCCTGGGGTTGGTGGCAAGGCGGCAGTTTCCCAAAGCAGAACAGGAGAGGGAGAGCCGGGGAAACTCGGACCCTTCAGAGTGGTCGCTCCGATTCCCCTCCTACGATTCACAAAacccag GGCATCCCCGTGAGGTTCTGGCTCCCTAAATGTGATCAGAGGATGAGTGAACCACAGGTCCAGGAGCTCAAAGCCGAGTGCCCTGTCTGCTGGAACCCTTTCAACAACACGTTCCACACCCCCAAAGTGCTAGACTGCTGTCACTCCTTCTGCGTGGAGTGCTTGGCCCACCTCAGCCTGGTGAGCCCGGCCAGGCGCCGCTTGCTCTGCCCACTCTGTCGTCAGACCACCGTGCTGGCTTCAGGGCAACCAGTCACTGACTTACCTACAGACACTGCCATGCTGACCCTGCTCCGCCTAGAGCCCCACCATGTCATCCTCGAGGGCCACCAGCTCTGTCTCAAGGACCAGCCCAAGAGCCGCTACTTCCTGCGTCAGCCTCGGGTCTACACCCTGGACCTCGGCcctgagccagggagccagaCTGGGCTTCCTCAGGACACAGCCCCTGACACCAGGCCGGTGCCCATCCCCAGTCACTACTCTCTCAGAGAGTGTGTCCGAAACCCTCACTTCCGGATCTTTGCCTATCTGATGGCTGTCATCCTCAGCGTCACCCTGCTTCTCATCTTCTCCATCTTTTGGACTAAGCAGCTCTTTTGGGGCATGGGATGA
- the Rnf183 gene encoding E3 ubiquitin-protein ligase RNF183 isoform X2 — translation MSEPQVQELKAECPVCWNPFNNTFHTPKVLDCCHSFCVECLAHLSLVSPARRRLLCPLCRQTTVLASGQPVTDLPTDTAMLTLLRLEPHHVILEGHQLCLKDQPKSRYFLRQPRVYTLDLGPEPGSQTGLPQDTAPDTRPVPIPSHYSLRECVRNPHFRIFAYLMAVILSVTLLLIFSIFWTKQLFWGMG, via the coding sequence ATGAGTGAACCACAGGTCCAGGAGCTCAAAGCCGAGTGCCCTGTCTGCTGGAACCCTTTCAACAACACGTTCCACACCCCCAAAGTGCTAGACTGCTGTCACTCCTTCTGCGTGGAGTGCTTGGCCCACCTCAGCCTGGTGAGCCCGGCCAGGCGCCGCTTGCTCTGCCCACTCTGTCGTCAGACCACCGTGCTGGCTTCAGGGCAACCAGTCACTGACTTACCTACAGACACTGCCATGCTGACCCTGCTCCGCCTAGAGCCCCACCATGTCATCCTCGAGGGCCACCAGCTCTGTCTCAAGGACCAGCCCAAGAGCCGCTACTTCCTGCGTCAGCCTCGGGTCTACACCCTGGACCTCGGCcctgagccagggagccagaCTGGGCTTCCTCAGGACACAGCCCCTGACACCAGGCCGGTGCCCATCCCCAGTCACTACTCTCTCAGAGAGTGTGTCCGAAACCCTCACTTCCGGATCTTTGCCTATCTGATGGCTGTCATCCTCAGCGTCACCCTGCTTCTCATCTTCTCCATCTTTTGGACTAAGCAGCTCTTTTGGGGCATGGGATGA